The Bacillota bacterium genome contains the following window.
GGCCCGGTTGCCGGAGCAGCCCCGGCAGGCTCCGGTTCGCCGGCACCGGACGGGGTCGGTGTGCCCGCGCCCTTAGGGGTCTGCTGAGCCAGCTCGGAAAGCTCCGCGCTCTCGTCCGGGCTCCGCGCCTCGCCCGCCATCCCCCAGACGCCCATGTTGCGGTAGCGCCGGTAGCGCTGCTCGACCAGTTCGTCAATGCTCAGCATGCTCAGTTCCTGCAGTGCCGCCCGGATGGCCTCTTTGACGGCCTGGGCCGTCTGCACTTTGTCCCGGTGCGCGCCGCCCGGCGGCTCGGGAATGACCCCGTCGATAACCCCGAACTCCACCAGGTCCTGCGCCGTCAACCGCAGAATCGAGGCCGCCTCCGGCGCCCTGCTGGAGTCGCGCCACAGGATCGTCGCGCACATTTCCGGGGAAATCACCGAGTACCACGCGTGCTCCAGCATGTAGACCCGGTCGCCGACCCCGATGGCCAGGGCCCCGCCGCTTCCGCCCTCCCCCGTGACCACGCACACGATGGGAGTCCGCAGCCCGGACATGGCCATGATGTTTTCGGCAATGGCTACGCCCTGGCCGCGCTGCTCCGCTTCGATCCCGGGGAAGGCGCCGACCACGTCGATAAACGTGATGACCGGCCGCCCGAA
Protein-coding sequences here:
- a CDS encoding acetyl-CoA carboxylase carboxyltransferase subunit alpha, producing the protein MASNGIFEWERPLVELEKRLNELRAFNEEEGMQLSDEIAFLERRAQRLREEIYRNLTPWQRVMMARHSGRPTFLDYVPLIFEDFVELHGDRKAGDDGAMVGGIARFDGRPVTIIGTQKGRDTKENLRRNFGLPHPEGYRKALRLMKQAEKFGRPVITFIDVVGAFPGIEAEQRGQGVAIAENIMAMSGLRTPIVCVVTGEGGSGGALAIGVGDRVYMLEHAWYSVISPEMCATILWRDSSRAPEAASILRLTAQDLVEFGVIDGVIPEPPGGAHRDKVQTAQAVKEAIRAALQELSMLSIDELVEQRYRRYRNMGVWGMAGEARSPDESAELSELAQQTPKGAGTPTPSGAGEPEPAGAAPATGPEAGGHGTGPALPNGAATEPIGAAREEGRGRRGFRRGGPREPGRSPRR